In Myxococcus stipitatus, the following are encoded in one genomic region:
- a CDS encoding PfkB family carbohydrate kinase, with protein sequence MPTRSACDALVVGNYCHDELSRASGGVVHTLGGSAAYISSVFEATGVDHAVVSVAGEDFAYADRVRYPPLIIPGTRTTRFVAELSSTKRVLRVGARSAAIRPEDIIFDARVALACGVMGEVLPETLIRMSQHAGQVLADAQCLLRTVDPRGHVRNLSMEDTPFAPLLSHLSVLKASEDEAESLDVAGVRAKTCLVITRGRAGCTVLTARETLEVPAWPVEEVDPTGAGDCFLAGFTLGLLRAWPLARCAELANWFGAQAVTQVGVPTLDLSMLPATLR encoded by the coding sequence GTGCCGACCCGGTCCGCGTGTGATGCGTTGGTGGTGGGCAACTACTGCCATGACGAGCTGTCCCGCGCGTCGGGAGGCGTGGTGCACACGCTCGGGGGCTCGGCGGCGTACATCTCCTCGGTGTTCGAGGCCACGGGCGTGGACCATGCCGTGGTGTCCGTCGCCGGTGAGGACTTCGCCTACGCGGACCGCGTCCGGTATCCCCCGCTCATCATCCCGGGGACACGCACCACCCGGTTCGTCGCGGAGCTCTCGTCCACGAAGCGGGTGCTGCGCGTGGGGGCTCGCTCCGCGGCCATCCGCCCCGAGGACATCATCTTCGATGCCCGCGTGGCGCTGGCGTGCGGAGTGATGGGCGAGGTGCTGCCGGAGACGCTCATCCGCATGTCCCAGCACGCGGGGCAGGTGCTGGCGGATGCGCAGTGCCTGCTGAGGACGGTGGACCCACGCGGGCACGTGCGGAACCTGTCGATGGAGGACACTCCCTTCGCGCCACTCCTGAGCCACCTGTCCGTGCTCAAGGCGAGCGAGGATGAAGCCGAGTCCCTCGACGTGGCGGGCGTCCGCGCGAAGACGTGTCTGGTCATCACCCGAGGCCGCGCGGGCTGCACCGTGCTCACCGCTCGGGAGACACTCGAAGTCCCCGCCTGGCCCGTGGAGGAAGTGGACCCCACGGGCGCGGGAGATTGCTTCCTCGCGGGCTTCACGTTGGGCCTGCTGCGCGCATGGCCCTTGGCGCGCTGCGCGGAGTTGGCCAACTGGTTCGGCGCGCAGGCGGTGACCCAGGTCGGTGTGCCGACGCTCGACTTGTCGATGCTTCCCGCCACGCTGCGGTGA
- a CDS encoding iron ABC transporter permease: protein MTRRPPVGLWVSGWVVAALAVLPAVYLGVRAAEADASTWGLLLRDRTWGLLWRTLGLAAAVTVLAAAVSLPLAWLTTRSDLPGRRVWTVLLCVPLAVPTFVSGYVLLAAFGTGGVLEEALTRWGLPVPPVYGFPGALLALTVSTYPYFFLALRAGLLSQDPAWLEGARSLGMSPARAFWKVTAPLLRPAFVSGALLVGLYVLSDFGAVALLQYDAFSRAIYVQYEGAYDRAYAALLGLALVAVTVVVLVFEVWLRGRAGYHRSSKGAARAMAPVTLGRWRVPALVFCGAVVMAGVVLPVGVLLYWGARGLAEEGGSLMEPALGSVLASVLGAVMSVLGALPLAFLAVRYPSRLTLAMERASYAGYALPPIVLALSLVFLGVQVVPFFYGTLVMLVLAYVVRFLPQAVGTVRSSLLQLNPHLGEAAASLGQSPTSVFRRVTLPLLRPGLLAGAALVFLTAMKELPATLLLAPIGFETLATRVWSATAEGRFAEAALPALVLMAVSTLGVGLLVSQEGDAPRG, encoded by the coding sequence GTGACGCGACGTCCTCCGGTGGGGTTGTGGGTGTCGGGGTGGGTGGTGGCCGCGCTCGCGGTGCTGCCCGCGGTGTACCTGGGCGTTCGCGCGGCGGAGGCCGACGCGAGCACCTGGGGCTTGTTGCTGCGCGACCGCACGTGGGGGCTGTTGTGGCGCACGCTGGGGCTCGCGGCGGCGGTGACGGTGCTCGCCGCCGCCGTGTCGTTGCCGTTGGCGTGGCTCACCACGCGCAGCGACTTGCCGGGTCGGCGCGTGTGGACGGTGCTGTTGTGTGTGCCGCTCGCGGTGCCCACGTTCGTCAGCGGCTATGTGTTGCTAGCGGCCTTCGGCACGGGAGGCGTGCTCGAGGAGGCGCTGACGCGCTGGGGGTTGCCGGTGCCGCCCGTGTATGGCTTTCCCGGCGCGCTGCTGGCGCTGACGGTGTCCACGTATCCGTACTTCTTCCTCGCGCTGCGGGCCGGGTTGCTCTCTCAGGACCCCGCGTGGCTGGAGGGAGCGCGCAGCCTGGGCATGAGCCCGGCGCGAGCCTTCTGGAAGGTGACGGCGCCGCTCCTGCGTCCGGCGTTCGTCTCGGGTGCGTTGCTCGTGGGCTTGTATGTGTTGTCGGACTTCGGCGCGGTGGCGCTGCTCCAGTACGACGCGTTCTCCCGCGCCATCTACGTCCAGTACGAAGGGGCGTATGACCGCGCTTACGCCGCGCTCCTGGGCCTGGCGCTGGTGGCGGTGACGGTGGTGGTGCTGGTGTTCGAGGTGTGGCTGCGCGGGCGCGCGGGATATCACCGCAGCTCGAAGGGCGCGGCCCGTGCCATGGCGCCCGTGACGCTGGGCCGCTGGCGGGTGCCCGCGCTCGTGTTCTGTGGCGCGGTGGTGATGGCGGGGGTGGTGTTGCCGGTGGGTGTGCTCCTCTATTGGGGCGCGCGCGGGTTGGCGGAGGAGGGAGGCTCGTTGATGGAGCCCGCGCTGGGGTCGGTGCTCGCGTCGGTGTTGGGCGCGGTGATGTCGGTGTTGGGCGCGTTGCCGCTGGCCTTCCTCGCGGTGCGCTATCCGAGCCGGCTCACCCTGGCGATGGAGCGGGCGTCCTACGCGGGTTATGCGTTGCCGCCCATCGTCCTGGCGCTGTCGTTGGTGTTCCTGGGCGTGCAGGTGGTGCCATTCTTCTACGGCACGCTGGTCATGTTGGTGCTGGCCTACGTGGTGCGCTTCCTGCCGCAGGCGGTGGGGACGGTGCGCTCGTCGCTGCTCCAGCTCAACCCCCATCTGGGCGAGGCCGCGGCGTCGCTGGGGCAGTCACCCACCTCGGTGTTCCGCCGAGTCACGTTGCCGCTCTTGCGCCCTGGATTGCTGGCGGGCGCGGCGCTGGTGTTCCTCACTGCGATGAAGGAGTTGCCCGCCACGTTGTTGCTCGCGCCCATCGGCTTCGAGACCTTGGCGACGCGCGTCTGGAGTGCCACGGCCGAGGGCCGCTTCGCCGAGGCCGCGCTGCCCGCGCTGGTGCTGATGGCGGTCTCCACGTTGGGCGTGGGCCTGCTCGTGTCGCAAGAGGGCGACGCGCCCCGGGGATGA
- a CDS encoding iron ABC transporter substrate-binding protein — protein MIRTLLLTLLLTLSTSAMAAETLTVYSGRNEKLVGPLLKKFTEKTGIEVKVRYGETPQLAATLLEEGDKTPADVFFAQDAGALGALANAGRLQALPKATLDKVDARFRSPAGLWVGTSGRARVVAYNTKKVKPADLPKSILEFTDAKWKGRLGWAPTNASFQAFVTALRLLKGEEAASNWLKGIQANGARVYKNNAAIIEALGRGEIDAGFVNHYYLFAAKKSNAALPVENYFVAAGDPGALVNVAGVAILHGTKKTEAAHKFAAFLLEPQAQEYFSQETYEYPLVAGVKTAASLPALSKVGSPDLDLSKLDDLRGTVKMLQDTGVL, from the coding sequence ATGATTCGCACCCTCCTACTGACCCTGCTGTTGACCCTGTCCACCTCGGCGATGGCGGCGGAGACGCTCACCGTCTACTCCGGCCGCAACGAGAAGCTGGTGGGGCCGCTGCTCAAGAAGTTCACCGAGAAGACCGGCATCGAGGTGAAGGTGCGCTACGGCGAGACGCCGCAGCTGGCCGCCACGCTGCTGGAGGAGGGCGACAAGACGCCCGCGGACGTGTTCTTCGCGCAGGACGCGGGAGCGCTGGGCGCGCTGGCGAACGCGGGCCGTCTCCAGGCGCTGCCGAAGGCGACGCTGGACAAGGTGGATGCGCGCTTCCGTTCTCCGGCGGGCCTGTGGGTGGGCACCAGCGGCCGGGCGCGTGTGGTGGCGTACAACACGAAGAAGGTGAAGCCCGCGGACCTGCCCAAGAGCATCCTCGAGTTCACGGACGCGAAGTGGAAGGGCCGCCTGGGCTGGGCGCCCACCAACGCGTCGTTCCAGGCGTTCGTCACCGCGCTGCGCCTGCTCAAGGGCGAGGAGGCCGCGTCGAACTGGCTCAAGGGCATCCAGGCCAACGGGGCGCGCGTCTACAAGAACAACGCGGCCATCATCGAAGCGCTGGGCCGTGGTGAAATCGACGCGGGCTTCGTCAACCACTACTACCTGTTCGCCGCGAAGAAGAGCAACGCGGCGCTCCCCGTGGAGAACTACTTCGTCGCGGCGGGGGACCCGGGCGCGCTGGTGAACGTGGCGGGCGTCGCCATCCTCCACGGCACGAAGAAGACGGAGGCGGCGCACAAGTTCGCCGCGTTCCTGCTGGAGCCGCAGGCGCAGGAGTACTTCTCGCAGGAGACGTACGAGTACCCGCTGGTGGCGGGCGTGAAGACGGCCGCGTCGCTGCCCGCGCTGTCGAAGGTGGGCTCGCCGGACCTGGACCTGTCGAAGCTCGATGACCTGCGTGGCACGGTGAAGATGCTCCAGGACACGGGCGTCCTCTGA
- a CDS encoding YkvA family protein — translation MNIAGLRGMGTRFIRYVRDPRVSLWRKLAGVMAVVYFLSPVDAVPDFIPVLGWLDDLGVLSAAAFFMVREVQRHQPDEPLDGIPRDAEGRERMPEAVRKHV, via the coding sequence ATGAACATCGCAGGTCTTCGTGGCATGGGCACCCGCTTCATCCGGTACGTGAGAGACCCTCGCGTGTCGCTCTGGCGCAAGCTGGCCGGAGTGATGGCGGTGGTCTACTTCCTGTCGCCCGTGGACGCGGTGCCGGACTTCATCCCCGTGCTCGGGTGGCTGGATGACCTGGGTGTGCTGTCGGCGGCGGCCTTCTTCATGGTGCGCGAGGTGCAACGCCACCAGCCCGACGAGCCCTTGGACGGCATCCCCCGCGACGCCGAGGGACGCGAGCGCATGCCCGAGGCCGTTCGCAAGCACGTCTGA
- a CDS encoding nuclear transport factor 2 family protein: MPRLLTAVHVTALLVTSSAFAQGTTPPAPTAKSAPAKPSPMKLAAERTQTALQQVPPGRPTDVKSAEDVVTAIYDVISGPAGKARDWQRFRSLFYPGALMASVQRPRPDGRPGVAPVTPEDYVSWGEEYFKAHGFFERETHRQVSGYGDLVNVLSAYEIRESPEAAPLLRGVNNIQLIFDGQRWWVLHISWTDEKAAGAPVPATFTRK; encoded by the coding sequence ATGCCCAGACTCCTCACCGCCGTCCACGTCACCGCGCTTCTCGTCACGTCCTCCGCGTTCGCCCAAGGCACGACCCCGCCCGCGCCCACCGCAAAGAGTGCTCCCGCCAAACCCTCGCCCATGAAGCTCGCGGCCGAGCGGACCCAGACGGCGCTCCAGCAGGTTCCCCCAGGACGCCCCACGGACGTGAAGTCCGCCGAGGACGTGGTCACCGCCATCTACGACGTCATCAGCGGGCCCGCGGGCAAGGCGCGCGACTGGCAGCGCTTCCGCTCGCTCTTCTATCCCGGAGCGCTGATGGCCTCCGTCCAGCGCCCCAGGCCCGATGGGCGTCCCGGCGTCGCGCCCGTCACCCCCGAGGACTACGTGTCGTGGGGCGAGGAGTACTTCAAGGCGCACGGCTTCTTCGAGCGCGAGACGCACCGGCAGGTCTCCGGCTACGGAGACCTGGTCAACGTGCTGAGCGCGTACGAGATTCGCGAGTCGCCCGAGGCTGCCCCGCTCCTCCGAGGCGTCAACAACATCCAGCTCATCTTCGACGGCCAGCGCTGGTGGGTGCTGCACATCTCGTGGACGGATGAGAAGGCCGCGGGGGCTCCCGTTCCCGCGACCTTCACGCGGAAGTAG
- a CDS encoding ABC transporter ATP-binding protein produces the protein MPLLSLDALSLRYATGGSAAVDGLSLSVEPGEVVALLGPSGCGKTTTLRLVAGFESPAEGTITLDGRVLVGPGTFVAPEQRSVGMVFQDYALFPHLSVLDNVMFGLSSLSRREAEQKARAMLTLFGLGDFASRMPHALSGGQQQRVALARALAPGPRVLLLDEPFSSLDSALRASTRIEVRRVLKSLGATVLLVTHDQAEAMAFADRMAVMRAGKVEQVGAPESVYSSPRTAFVAYFLGGTNLLPGVGFGGGARTMLGNLPVSGHAKGKVLLSLRPEALKLVPDKDAVAVGGALRAEVLSREFQGAFAEFTVACGGMELVVRGAPELPLRPGDRARLEVAGRAGVLEDTPD, from the coding sequence ATGCCCCTGCTCTCGCTCGACGCCCTGTCCCTTCGTTATGCCACCGGTGGCTCCGCCGCCGTGGATGGTCTGTCGTTGTCCGTGGAGCCCGGCGAGGTCGTGGCCCTCCTGGGCCCCTCGGGGTGTGGCAAGACGACGACCCTGCGGCTGGTGGCCGGCTTCGAGAGTCCCGCCGAAGGCACCATCACCCTCGATGGCCGGGTGCTCGTGGGGCCTGGGACCTTCGTGGCCCCGGAGCAGCGCAGCGTGGGCATGGTGTTCCAGGACTACGCCCTCTTCCCGCACCTGTCCGTGCTCGACAACGTGATGTTCGGCCTGTCGAGTCTCTCGCGCCGCGAGGCCGAGCAGAAGGCGCGCGCCATGCTGACGCTGTTCGGCCTGGGCGACTTCGCCTCGCGCATGCCGCACGCGCTCTCTGGAGGACAGCAGCAGCGCGTGGCGCTGGCGCGTGCGCTGGCGCCGGGCCCTCGGGTGTTGCTCCTGGACGAGCCGTTCTCCAGCCTGGACAGCGCGCTGCGGGCCTCCACGCGCATCGAGGTGCGGCGGGTGCTCAAGTCGCTCGGCGCCACCGTGTTGCTCGTCACGCATGACCAGGCGGAGGCGATGGCCTTCGCGGACCGCATGGCGGTGATGCGGGCGGGCAAGGTGGAGCAGGTGGGCGCGCCCGAGTCCGTCTATTCCTCTCCGCGCACGGCCTTCGTGGCGTACTTCCTGGGCGGGACGAACCTCTTGCCGGGCGTGGGCTTCGGCGGGGGCGCGCGCACGATGCTCGGCAACCTGCCGGTGTCCGGACACGCGAAGGGCAAGGTGCTCCTCTCGCTGCGCCCGGAGGCGCTGAAGCTGGTGCCCGACAAGGACGCCGTGGCGGTGGGAGGGGCCCTGCGCGCGGAGGTGTTGTCGCGCGAGTTCCAGGGCGCCTTCGCCGAGTTCACCGTGGCCTGTGGAGGCATGGAGCTGGTGGTGCGTGGCGCGCCGGAGCTGCCGCTGCGTCCCGGAGACAGGGCGCGCCTGGAAGTCGCGGGGCGCGCGGGCGTGCTGGAAGACACTCCCGACTAG
- a CDS encoding SDR family oxidoreductase — protein sequence MSMSHGSKVVLVTGASSGIGEACAELLTVRRHRVYGTSRQPSVKQSVGYQMLELDVTRDESVRAAVRTVLEREGRIDVVVNNAGHALAGAVEDTSDEEAWRQLDTNVLGVLRVCRAVLPSMRERRSGRIINIGSIGGVVGLPFQGFYSASKFALEGLTESLRQEVDAFGIQATLVQPGDVRTGLTQSRVRASGAGETSAYRESFEKVLSIIEKEEREGVSAGAVARKVAEVMEEEDPRVRYSVGKWTQRVAVVAKPLLPSQTFEGILMSMFGLKRR from the coding sequence ATGAGCATGTCGCACGGAAGCAAGGTGGTCCTGGTCACGGGCGCCTCGTCGGGGATTGGTGAGGCGTGCGCGGAGCTGCTGACGGTGCGCAGGCACCGCGTCTACGGCACCAGCCGCCAGCCCTCGGTGAAGCAGTCCGTGGGCTACCAGATGCTGGAGCTGGACGTGACGCGGGATGAGTCCGTGCGCGCCGCGGTGCGCACGGTGCTGGAGCGCGAGGGCCGCATCGATGTCGTGGTGAACAACGCGGGCCACGCGTTGGCGGGCGCGGTGGAGGACACCTCCGATGAAGAGGCGTGGCGGCAACTCGACACCAACGTGCTGGGAGTGCTGCGTGTCTGCCGGGCGGTGTTGCCGTCCATGCGGGAGCGGCGTTCGGGCCGCATCATCAACATCGGCTCCATTGGTGGGGTGGTGGGGCTGCCGTTCCAGGGTTTCTACAGCGCCAGCAAGTTCGCGCTGGAGGGGCTGACGGAGAGCCTGCGCCAGGAGGTCGACGCGTTCGGCATCCAGGCCACGCTCGTGCAGCCCGGAGACGTGCGCACGGGCCTGACACAGAGTCGGGTGCGGGCCTCGGGGGCGGGCGAGACCTCCGCGTATCGCGAGTCCTTCGAGAAGGTGTTGTCCATCATCGAGAAGGAGGAGCGTGAAGGAGTGTCCGCTGGAGCCGTGGCGCGCAAGGTGGCGGAGGTGATGGAGGAGGAGGACCCGCGCGTGCGCTACTCGGTGGGGAAGTGGACGCAGCGCGTGGCGGTGGTGGCGAAGCCGCTCCTGCCTTCGCAGACCTTCGAGGGCATCCTGATGTCCATGTTTGGATTGAAGCGGCGCTGA
- a CDS encoding VIT domain-containing protein, with amino-acid sequence MTKVPAGLMTNSGLQIPLQGVEITGELLGGHARVRVRQRYRNNEPTPVEAIYTFPLPSDATLSAFSMTCAGRRVEGVVKEREEAFQTYDDALAAGHGAALLDQERSNVFTALVGNLLPSEETLIEVEFLQAVTAEEGCVRWMLPTLVAPRYIPGATSGDRTSHGTAEPTSSVPDADRISPPIGNVNYGLRLDLLVDLGREVVVESPSHAITLTRESPTRTRVSFSRGEVALDRDLVLSLRSPDTSAVFTPLVTHRQGDKPGTFALTVVPDLLSHASATPKQEVIFLVDVSGSMDGDSLPQAKAALRLCLRHLREGDRFNVIAFESSYRSFQPQPVPFTQRMLEDADRWVSALQASGGTELLGPMEFAARTAPDGVLVLLTDGQVGNEEQILRAVLAERKTARVYSFGIGTNVSDALLRDLAKQTGGDVEFIHPGERIDEKVVAQFSRALAPRVTELQATFEGVEGVELAPAELPTMVDGIPWTLMGRYPTPGFGKVTLRGRAGREPFVLSVNVHFPSDSDRPAVEKLWAAERIKGWQDASLTGRRAEAMKKRIVELAVAHQIVTRYTSFVVVEQRTGERRASGQPETRVVPVNAPAGWAMFGSKDKAEAVSAGVVARPGARGGGYVGGASSHIPSGISPPVAPSPFSVPPGAVAPPPPPAPAQAPAPKARRMASASASSMAPEMKKQKGGGILNRLFGEGAAREQESAKDTYASYDMAPMEMPEAADEPVPQGRRERAHSSVESLLGQQLANGLWAGTGEGPEPVRQSRATALALLELLREGITSSHALHGAQVKKAVEALLTLASQLSGAPEVAELALGVAWLVAAGPRTRGRIEQAAKPWTSLTGRLGNDAELRQHVDTLASR; translated from the coding sequence ATGACGAAGGTGCCTGCAGGGCTGATGACCAACAGCGGCCTCCAGATTCCCCTCCAGGGCGTCGAAATCACCGGCGAGCTGCTCGGCGGACATGCACGTGTGCGCGTGCGCCAGCGTTACCGAAACAACGAGCCCACCCCCGTCGAGGCCATCTACACCTTCCCGCTCCCCTCCGACGCCACCCTCTCCGCCTTCTCCATGACGTGCGCGGGCCGCCGCGTCGAAGGCGTCGTCAAGGAGCGCGAGGAGGCCTTCCAGACCTACGACGACGCGCTCGCGGCGGGCCACGGCGCCGCCCTGCTCGACCAGGAGCGCTCCAACGTCTTCACCGCCCTGGTGGGCAACCTGCTCCCCTCCGAGGAGACCCTCATCGAGGTCGAGTTCCTCCAGGCCGTCACCGCCGAGGAAGGCTGCGTGCGGTGGATGCTCCCCACCCTGGTCGCGCCCCGCTACATCCCCGGTGCCACCTCCGGAGACCGCACCAGCCACGGCACCGCCGAGCCCACCTCCAGCGTGCCCGACGCGGACCGCATCTCTCCTCCCATCGGGAACGTGAACTACGGCCTGCGCCTGGACCTGCTCGTCGACCTGGGCCGCGAAGTCGTCGTGGAGAGCCCCTCTCACGCCATCACCCTCACCCGCGAGAGCCCCACTCGCACCCGCGTGAGCTTCTCGCGTGGAGAGGTGGCCCTGGACCGGGACCTCGTCCTCTCCCTGCGCAGCCCGGACACGAGCGCTGTCTTCACGCCGCTCGTCACCCACCGTCAGGGTGACAAGCCCGGCACCTTCGCCCTCACCGTGGTGCCCGACCTCCTGTCCCATGCATCCGCGACACCCAAGCAGGAGGTCATCTTCCTGGTCGACGTCTCCGGATCCATGGACGGCGACAGCCTGCCCCAGGCCAAGGCCGCGCTCCGGCTGTGCCTGCGCCACCTGCGTGAAGGCGACCGCTTCAACGTCATCGCCTTCGAGAGCAGCTACCGCTCCTTCCAACCACAGCCCGTGCCCTTCACCCAGCGCATGCTGGAGGACGCGGACCGGTGGGTGAGCGCGCTCCAGGCCTCCGGCGGCACCGAGCTGCTGGGCCCCATGGAGTTCGCCGCGCGCACCGCCCCTGACGGCGTGCTCGTGCTGCTCACCGACGGACAGGTCGGCAACGAGGAGCAGATTCTCCGCGCCGTGCTCGCCGAGCGGAAGACGGCGCGCGTGTACTCGTTTGGCATCGGCACCAATGTCAGCGACGCGCTGCTGCGTGACCTGGCCAAGCAGACCGGCGGCGACGTGGAGTTCATCCACCCCGGAGAGCGAATCGACGAGAAGGTGGTCGCCCAGTTCTCCCGCGCGCTCGCGCCTCGTGTCACCGAACTCCAGGCCACCTTCGAGGGCGTGGAGGGCGTGGAGCTGGCTCCCGCCGAGCTTCCCACCATGGTCGACGGCATCCCCTGGACCCTCATGGGCCGCTACCCCACGCCGGGCTTCGGCAAGGTGACGCTGCGAGGACGCGCGGGCCGCGAGCCCTTCGTCCTCAGCGTCAACGTGCACTTCCCCTCGGACTCGGACCGTCCCGCGGTGGAGAAGTTGTGGGCCGCCGAGCGCATCAAGGGCTGGCAGGACGCAAGCCTCACCGGCCGCCGCGCCGAGGCGATGAAGAAGCGCATCGTCGAGCTCGCCGTCGCGCACCAGATTGTCACGCGCTACACGTCCTTCGTCGTGGTGGAGCAGCGCACCGGCGAGCGCCGCGCCTCCGGCCAACCCGAGACGCGTGTCGTCCCCGTGAACGCGCCCGCCGGCTGGGCCATGTTCGGTTCGAAGGACAAGGCGGAAGCCGTGAGCGCCGGTGTCGTCGCTCGGCCAGGAGCGCGTGGCGGCGGCTACGTTGGAGGAGCCTCCTCTCACATCCCTTCCGGCATCTCGCCGCCGGTGGCGCCCAGCCCCTTCTCCGTTCCCCCCGGAGCGGTCGCGCCGCCTCCACCTCCCGCGCCCGCTCAGGCCCCCGCTCCGAAGGCCCGCCGGATGGCCTCCGCCAGCGCCAGCTCCATGGCCCCGGAGATGAAGAAGCAGAAGGGCGGCGGCATCCTGAATCGCCTCTTCGGCGAAGGAGCCGCCAGGGAGCAGGAGTCCGCCAAGGACACCTATGCGTCCTACGACATGGCCCCCATGGAAATGCCCGAGGCGGCGGATGAGCCCGTTCCTCAAGGCCGACGGGAGCGCGCGCACTCCAGCGTGGAGTCCCTGCTGGGGCAGCAGCTCGCCAACGGACTGTGGGCGGGAACGGGCGAGGGTCCGGAGCCCGTGCGTCAGTCCCGCGCCACCGCGCTGGCCCTGCTGGAGCTGCTGCGCGAGGGCATCACCAGCAGCCACGCGCTGCACGGCGCACAGGTGAAGAAGGCAGTGGAGGCACTGCTCACACTCGCAAGCCAGCTCTCCGGCGCCCCAGAAGTCGCCGAGCTGGCGCTGGGCGTGGCCTGGCTCGTCGCGGCGGGGCCTCGCACCCGGGGACGCATCGAGCAGGCCGCGAAGCCCTGGACGAGCCTCACGGGCCGGTTGGGCAATGACGCCGAGCTGAGGCAGCACGTCGACACCCTGGCGTCCCGCTGA